A region of the Arachis hypogaea cultivar Tifrunner chromosome 15, arahy.Tifrunner.gnm2.J5K5, whole genome shotgun sequence genome:
tataaaatatatattaaaaataaattaatacaatacatatatttatatataaatatattataattaattttaatagctaataataataataataataataataataataataataataataataataatagtatttaGGAAGGAATTGATTATTGATGGTGAAATGTGAAGAAGGGTAAAAATGTAGTTAGACAATGTTGGGGCATCCTTGGCTTTGGTTTTAAGTTAATTGACATGCTTTGGCCATTTGGGAAAGATTAAGAGAATAAAGAGACAAGTGGCCAAAAGAATTGTTTGAAGAAAACGATTGTGACGTCATGGCATATGGGTAAATGATACTAATGCACGAATGCATGATGTTATGTTTTTCAAAGGCTTTTTTAGAATTAGttgtatctaatttttttttttaccaaaagatATGAAGACTCGAACTCCCAACCTTTTAGATGAGTATaaagagattatgccatttgagctattactcattggttAGTTGTATCTAATTGGCCgtcaaatagaaaatttttttaatccaaatccatgtaaattaaattatttatctaattaaattcagacaaaaaattatttaaaattatattaatttagatttagttggattttatttttttgcaaacTGTATAGACCGAATTAGATTTTAGATTTATTTCTCAAAATCAATTTAATCCAATCTAAACTACACaatatgttatattattattattatttattattatatttataattttatttataatatatttaattttattatatatttttatattattcatatattattattattattatttaataaatattttatatttaaaataaaatttatctatttattttaactaatctgtaattttatttatattattaatattttaagatATTATTAAGACATATTATGTTATTGttagttatttaaaatttaatgttaagacttgttatatacatttaatttttttaatttacaaaatcgcAAATCCAATCTTATCCAATTCAAACCACTTGAAATTAGATCGgataaacaaaacaataattcaATCCAAACCAATTCAATGGAACATGCAAAACCTTATGCATAAGGTTGACTTCCATGCCAAAGTTGTTTCAAGCAGTAATTTAACACTTATGACGCTGTAACCTTACgtatttggatcctctaaagtttgaattttaatttaaagaataaagtgtgatctctcaccatttatttcataggtgggacgaagaataaatagaaaagagaaaccaTTCAAGGATAGAAGaccacactttactctctaaactctaaagtaaaattcaaactttagaggatccaaatccgtaACTTTTTTAGTACATTTAACTATTTAAGCTTAGCGGATGTATAAACATACatccatacatatatataaatgaaCTTCCTTAGTTGAGTAGAAATTAGTGGAATGCAACCAAGATGTTATAAAACTAAATTtgggagggaaaaaaaaaaggcacACCATGGCGCAACATATTATTTAGTTTAGAACATCTAAGAAAATTAAACCAAGTTAATTATCACAGAAAAATTAGTGACAATTAAGGAATCTATTCGGCCAATAATTCACATTTTGTCACCCTACATAATGAAAGACTAGCTACTACTTCTACCTTATGAAGCCACAATCACTTAACTAATCAAAATTATGGACTGGAGACAAAGAATGACAGATAATAAGTGAGGTCATGTTGAAGAGCATTCTACTCTTACCATCTCAGCCTCAGAGAAACTCAGGAACATAAACTAATATAATGAATTGTAGGTATAGCATGTTGCTAAGATGGAGGCTATGGAAATGAAGAGTGAAGGAAGCAGTGTGACATTAAGGAGATTACTCTGACCCAAGTAACCGGCCAGGGTGATGGTTGCGTCCGCTATAACTCTTGCAATTGTTCCAGCCTCGGTCGACAAGAGCCCTCCATTGTAGGTTCCACGAGAAAGCCTCGAGGACATAACTCGCGAAAGCAGTGACAAGTTGACACCTGAACAAATGATAGTAAGATGATTATGTTATTATTaggaaaaacaaaaactaaaaacaatttACATCAGCTTAAATCAAGCATCAAGCATCCTTTAATACTAAATTATACCAATACATTAAGATAATATTACTCCCTCCATCCAATAATTGTTGGATTGAGAAAATTGGTGCATCCGAAATGTAAATGTTTCTTGATACAAATTATGTCTATATACAAGAAATTATTTGACATATTCCATGTGCAGCATACATAACAAAAATGCTAttcgtacaccaaaatcagccaccaatgtatttgtgtataaatacatgtgtggtttaatttattttcaatgtgtatttgtattccgacatgtattttatactggaaGCTAATTTTGGTATACACGTAGTATAGTCGATAGCCTAGTACACAAGCATCCCACATCAGCATAGGGTCAGGAGAAATATAATTTTGTCGACTTTCGACAATCATAAATAGTGCAGCAAAATATCAGATCTTATTATCTTACCTTCAAGTACTTCTGCAGAAACAAACAAAAGGAGGCCAGAACATATGTATTGTGGCACGGAGTATGGAATAATCAAATGGAAGCTAAGGAGTACACCAATGCAAACCATAATTTCCGATACCAACAGAATTTGCCTGAAACAGATGAATAAAATTCGAATCTGATCACTTAGATGCAAGAGGAGAATTTTGAACAATATCATGGTTCTGAATGATCCACAAAAGATGGAGTAAGTGAGGATCTCAATCTAATATATAAAATGGTTTCAATTTCCTTCACTTCTTCTTCAACATGAAGAAGAAATATGTGTTACTATCAACTTACATGCATCTTTCTTAATCCAACTAGAGCATAAATTATCAATACCTGTCCTCAAACATGTTGCTTATATAGCTTCCAACAACAATGTTTACAGGAAGAACAGTCAATCCGAGGCATGCGAGAAAAAGTGCAACTCTGCTTGTTGACCAGTTAAAGTAGTATGTTGTGATGACACTAGATTCCGATAGTAAAATCTCCATTACGTATTTGAGCATAAAATATATCAATAACTGAACCTGAAAATGTTAAACAAATTCGGTAGGTAAAATATCTGATATTCCAATATTTTATCTGAATGATCATTTGCCATTGGAAtttattaccaaaaaaaaaaaaaacaggagaaATTGCACATTGAATGAAATAAGCAAGGACATAACATAATCAGTTCAGAGTATTCAGGTGAATGAATTAGTTTTTTCCATCTTAACATTCACAATGAACTGAAACTTCTACATGTAATGAAATCCTCAGCAGCTAATAGAAATTCATACTATTTGGGAGACAGTTAGTTGTGAACAAACCTTCACAGATGGCGTGAGCAGTCTGTATGCAGACCGAATTGAAGTTGCTGGTAGCCGAGATTCTTCTGAAGCTTCTTCACTATCATCATAATCTTGATCGGCTTCTTCATCTCCCTTATCATCCGAAGTAATCAGCAATGGCTGTTTTAGGCCTTGTTCAAGTGCATTGTTCACTTCTACATGAGAAAAGCATGTCATGTTATATTAACATGTTGAGGCTCAACAAAATAAGGGGGAAGAAAATCCATATTTGCAAAGAAAAATGAGTGAGCCTACTATCACTCATTCTGAACAAGTAGCAACAAATTGATGCAGTATAAGTTCAGTTAGTACCATCATttgattgatgattattcacgtgATTCTCATTCTCTACGGGTTCATGAGAAGGTTCCTTGAAAGTGATCCACAACCATATAAGATATATCAGCCAAGCAACACCCATAACCCAACCGGGCAACGTATTTTGATTAAATGTAAGCTTGTAAATCTTAAAATCTGTCTGCAATATGCCAGCTAATGCAGGACCACAAGCCATGCCAAGAGCGCTGGCACTAACGAAAGCAGCTGATGCTTGCATCCGGATTTTGAGAGGCACGCAGTCACTAATATAACGCCTATTAACGGCTCTGGCAGAACCCAATCTGTAATTATAACCAAGTGTTTATCAGCAAGAAAAGCCTTTATGTTGCTACTACCTCATAATATTCCTAAATAAGATGGTAAACACAATATGTACTAATCAACTCAAGCACACAACATTATTTGCAAGTACCATCAAAATCATGGCATGCGAAAATTCAGGAATAGACTACTTACCCACAGAACACACGACCAATCAAGAGAATCCATAACGAACGAGCATCGTATGCCAATGCATACAGGATATTTCCAAGAAAGAGAGTTATGCTACTGAAGACAAGAGGTCTGAAGTATGATCTATTTGACCACGCACTAAAATATACCGAAGAGAACACCTGAGCAACAGCCATCGCCCCAATTACAATACCACAAACTGTTGGTGCAGCCCCAAGGCTCATAGAGTAGTCATCTGCTGTAGGGACAATAATATATGTATTGACCATATACAAAAATGTGTTTGCCAAGTTcaggataagagacatgaaatggtATCTTTCATCATCAACATGTTCCTCCGTAGGGGTTGGCAGCTCTTCTTGCATAATCAGAGCATGTTGCCCCAAAAAGTTAAGGAAGTTTGTTGAGTTAGTTAACCTGTCAACCGCTGCTTTTATTGAATCAATGACAGGATCCTGCATGAAAGACAAAGTAAATATGATAATCAACAACCTTATGATGCTCCAAAGCCAGCTAAAACAAAGTAAGTGTTTGGTGCAAATTAAAATGTggaacctggagaggaagggtAGGTTGATCATAAATTGATAAATAGCTCCCTTGACGGTTCTGAAGTTCATGAAGATTGCGAGATAAGGCTCCCACAACAGCTCCTATTCCCTACAAATTTCAAATGCATCAGTCAATGGCCATTCACAAAGTTCTGTATTTATTTATGTGACAGTCCAAGTGAAGACTCGTTTCGAATTAAACATATTACCACATGCTTGAACACTTGTTGCAGCTGAGAGTAAGGATGATTCGCACGAGTTTTAACATAGTAATCAGTGAATCTATAGCCAAAACGTTTGTCAAACTTCTTCAATATCTTGCGCAAACCAATAGCATTCATCTCAACAAAGAAAAGAAGCTTTAATAGGTCTTGTCCCACTTCTCTATAAGCTTCTCGCAGTTCAGACATTTTGTGTATTTCAGGTTCCTGCAGAAGAGCATCATGCTGCTCTCCAAGCTTCGATATCCTGCTTGCCAAAATCCCTTGTTGCTCCAAAAGGAAAAGGACAATCTTCTCAATCTGATTTGTAACATTTAGAGAGTGATTGAAACCAATGTTAACACACAACCAGAATCATCACATTCTACTCGAACAATCACATTCGCAACTAGAATGGTTTAATTACTCTTTCAGTCCCTATAGTTTtactgaattttcaattaggtccctatactttttttttcttttcgattgagtccctatatcatatcaaattttgtaattaaatcccTACCGTGATAAAAACGCTGGAATTAACGGAATATTTCATTAAGCAAAACGAATATGCTTAACACTTGACTAAATATTCTATATGgtttaacagaatattccgttAATTTAAACATTTTTGTCACGGtagggacttaattacaaaatctgatatggtacagggacctaattgaaaattcgatgaaactatagggatcaacagagtaattaaactaaCTAGAATCTAGTTTACCATTGGCAGTAATGCAAATGAAAACAACAGAAACCTGATTATCTAGCATTCGGGAGAAATCCTTGAGCACATGGCGGCGATCTTGTGTTCCGAGTTGAATTTGCTGAGCATATTGCCTTACTCGCTTCTTCATGAGTTTGTAGTTTATATAATATCTGCAACAAGATTATCAAACTTATGAACCCAAAGTATCATTATAGAGCAGAACAGATATATCCAAGTTGAAAATTTTCAACCCTCAAGACATAGGCAGAGACATACATACCCCTGCCATTCTTGAATTTGTCTGTCTTTCAACTTCTTTCCAAAGGCAACCATCTTTCTCTGCAACAGAAGACATTGTATTCAATGAGAGTGAAACTTACAATATTTATAAGTGTCTAGCTTGGTTCATCCAACACTATACAAATTGCAACAAGACCAACCACAACGATATATTTACCTTCGAGATTAAACCGTAAATATCGATAATTCAATAGAATGTAACTAATCGGAATCGATTTTGGACAACCTAATACAATTATAAAGCTCTCAAAGGTATGTGTGTTTTAACTATCAACCACTTGCAAAAGCCAAAGTTCCCAGAACATGTTTGCATCCAACtccaataattaaaaataaaaataaaaaagcctTTTTTTTTTCCCAACATCCAAAACCTGCACAACAACTTTGATATTCAATATTCATGCCTAAACAAAACGCTACTTTCGTGAATGTTTAACAAACATACCAAAAAATTCAAACAGAAcccatttcaaaattttaaaacttgaaattgaatctaacaaagATTTCAGCTGGTTCTAGTTCAGGAACAGAAAAATGGTTTTTTATCAATCACTTTGATATGAACAGAAGAAATTAAGGCGCAGCAGGCAAGTGAATTTAAGAATGATAATGCtctcaaagtttttttttttttaaatctctcTTCAGAATCAACTTGAATTAAGTAAACAAGTATTAAATTAAGTATTAACCACTTGCAAAAGCCAAAGTTCAAtagaatgaaatgccacaacatgTTTGAATCCAACTACcgtaataacaaatttaaaattaaaaaaaaaaatatatttttttctccaaCGTCCAAAGTATGAATTCAATATTCATGCCTAAACAAAATGCTACTATGGGTGAATGTTTAAATACCAAAAACCACAGTATAATGATTCAAGCAGAACCCAtgtcaaaattttaaaacttcGGAATTGAATCTAACAAACATACCGAAGTTTCAGCTGTTTCTAGCTCGGGAACAGAAAAGAGTggtcttttttgttttctctgcTTTGTTTCCAGAGAATTCTCAACAACCAAACAGAAGAGAGCAAATGTAACGAGCCCAATCAGTTTGACATGAACATAAGAAATTAATGCGCTTCAACAATTTATGTACGTCTAATCATTCAGGAGAAGcagcaaaagaagaaaaggaaggaaaaaaagaggaaaaatgattgagagagaggagaagaaaatatgaaaagaaagaagattctgtgaaacactaaaaagatggaaaattttataaaaaaggaaaggaagaagGTGGTTTTATGTGTTGGCAATGTAGCCGCCATGTTATGTTTTGTCTTTTACGATGTGAAGCTGTGAACACATCACATGTAAGTCTATTCTTTAAGCCTTTCAAATCTTCAGTTCTTTGCTTGCCACTCATTTAGCTTCTTTGTTAATTCTAATTATCCATTCAAAACTAAGTATTAGTTAGTCTTAACTCTATCTTAACAGTTAATCCAATAATctcgaagaaaaagaagatatttATCTCTCTAGATTAGATTGTTTCTGTTATAACTTTATtctctaaatatttaaaatatatagtataacaaaaatatgtttttctatttttcttaaaaaataatttttcattaaaaaataattagggtTTGAAAAGAAAGTtaaacaatttaatttttaaatattatttgatcattttaaaaagtttaatttctattaattattttatcttagaacattaaaaacatattttttaagagaaaaaatattttaaatcaattaaatACAGACCACTCTCATCTTATATGTACTTGGCTTTATagaattatctttttatttatttatttttcgatAAATTAGATACaatccaaaataataaataaattatttttaaaacatatatgaaaatacatataatataatttttttagtaaaattaagtacacacatttaaaataataaataacaaatcaaatattttgtaaatacatccaaaattatcaaaaattataaaaaaatagatcCTATCGAACGTAAAGATTACTATGTTTATTTAGCTATGATAGTTTCAAAATTATTCTTACAATAATGAAGCTttctctctcaaatacaagcaaaaaaatagatttaaaaagatagaatATTTTACCACAAGAGGCCAGAAAgcgttatttataattttttattagtattttttgaaaaaaaaagtgatttaatttatgatataatttttttaattatattcaagacacatctaaaataataaataataaataaaatatttttaaatttaaaaatatatataatataaatttttttagtaaaattaagtaaacatATCTAAAATAGTAAATAACAAACTAAATATTTTGTAAACacatttaaaatgataaaaaatcataaaaagataGAATCTTTATTAGAGTCTTGGAGGAGATGGTGGGAAAGACAAAAAGTGCGTTATACATCCAAATTTTGGCAAAAGATCGAAGCGCGGTCAAGATGGGAAGAACACGGGACGAGAAAGAACGCGGGGCGACAGAAGAACACGGCTCGAGGAAGGAGTGTAGCGAGGGAAGAGCGCGGGGCAGGTGAGGAGCGCAGGGCAGGAAGGAGCGTCGCAACGGAGAAGGAGTGTGAGGGCTGCGAATCTAGATTTTTGGTGGAGGGGATATTTAATGGAATGAAACCTGTATTTTGAGATATTTAAAAGATGTTTTAGGATGTATTAggatttaaaaagtttaaaattaaattgttgaattttagttttatttaaactgttttttaaatttatgttttaaattaaaagacattaaatttatttagatatgtttgttttaatttttttaaaattagtgtcacaAAACactttttaatgaataaatttactaaatatatagtcgtattgatttatttattacttttgaaATTAATTATAGAAAAATGCCTAATGGTAGTTTTCAACTGCTatgacaataaaaattaaaaataattataaataataaaataatattatatattaaatttttttaattaaattaattaaatataacaaaaatttattataattaatattattctaaattttattatttagattgaatttaatttataaaaaatcttGAAGGTGttactttaaataataattttggaTCTCTAATTTGTAGCCGGGTAAGTATATACATTCCAGAGCAAGTGCAAATAGCATGTATATCCAACACTTGTCACTGTGAATTGTAAAGTGAAAGAGTCACATGCAGTGCAGTAGTGTGCAGATCAAACATCAAATCCATATGATAATTGGATTAAATCAATATGCTCATAATTAAATCACAAAAAAAGAGCactcaaaattgaaataaagATACATATAACACGTCAACTAAAGCAACTATGCagctgaattttattttattttattttaatttattttttatttttttaaaaaaatagagaatggagAAGAAGCTTAATTACCTTGAACGGTAACCATCAAATGTAGAAACAGCAGCAAAACTTGATGAGCCTCCAACTATTTATATTTCAAATGTAATTTTGACCAAACACTTACTTAAGGTGTTATGAATAATCTCTCTGACAAAATTGTGGATGAGATTAAATTCATAAATTTGTGAAACTTGTCTTTTTTGGTTTTTAATACTAAAGTAGTGTTTAGTTAGAGACGGAAACTAAAGAATTATAAttcagtattgtgtttggtgattagaaaattaa
Encoded here:
- the LOC112751881 gene encoding SPX domain-containing membrane protein At4g22990, with the translated sequence MVAFGKKLKDRQIQEWQGYYINYKLMKKRVRQYAQQIQLGTQDRRHVLKDFSRMLDNQIEKIVLFLLEQQGILASRISKLGEQHDALLQEPEIHKMSELREAYREVGQDLLKLLFFVEMNAIGLRKILKKFDKRFGYRFTDYYVKTRANHPYSQLQQVFKHVGIGAVVGALSRNLHELQNRQGSYLSIYDQPTLPLQDPVIDSIKAAVDRLTNSTNFLNFLGQHALIMQEELPTPTEEHVDDERYHFMSLILNLANTFLYMVNTYIIVPTADDYSMSLGAAPTVCGIVIGAMAVAQVFSSVYFSAWSNRSYFRPLVFSSITLFLGNILYALAYDARSLWILLIGRVFCGLGSARAVNRRYISDCVPLKIRMQASAAFVSASALGMACGPALAGILQTDFKIYKLTFNQNTLPGWVMGVAWLIYLIWLWITFKEPSHEPVENENHVNNHQSNDEVNNALEQGLKQPLLITSDDKGDEEADQDYDDSEEASEESRLPATSIRSAYRLLTPSVKVQLLIYFMLKYVMEILLSESSVITTYYFNWSTSRVALFLACLGLTVLPVNIVVGSYISNMFEDRQILLVSEIMVCIGVLLSFHLIIPYSVPQYICSGLLLFVSAEVLEGVNLSLLSRVMSSRLSRGTYNGGLLSTEAGTIARVIADATITLAGYLGQSNLLNVTLLPSLFISIASILATCYTYNSLY